CGTCTGGGATCTGGCCGGGGATCCGGAGGCTTTCAGGGGCTACATGCTTCGGGAGATAGACTCCTTCACATCAAAGGGTGAGACCCAATGAGCATACTGACGGCCCTTTCCGCCCTATGGCTGGGTGTGCTGGCTTCGGTGAGCCCCTGCCCCCTTGCTGCCAACTTGGCGGCCTTCTCCTTCATCCAGAAGGAGGGGCTTTCACCCCGCA
This genomic window from Thermovirga sp. contains:
- a CDS encoding sulfite exporter TauE/SafE family protein, with amino-acid sequence MSILTALSALWLGVLASVSPCPLAANLAAFSFIQKEGLSPR